The genomic stretch CAGACAGTAGCTGTTCGTAAGCGCGCGGAAGGAAATCTTGGGGAGATGTCTTTGGCGGATGTTAGGAAGCAGTTTGAACAATAAGAAAAAAGCGGATGCTCCAAAAGAGTATCCGCTTAAAAAATATCAATCAATTCTTTCGTATAATCATGTCTGCTCGTATCATATATCTCTTCTTTTCTAAACACATCGAGTAACTCTCCATCCTTCATTACCGCAATGCGCTGGCACAGCTGATAGACAGCGGCCAAGTCATGCGAAATGAATAGATACGACATCCCTAATGTTTGCTGCAGGGAACCAAGAAGCTCTAGGATAGCTCCTTGTGAAAGAACGTCCAGGCTTGCTGTTGGTTCATCCAGAACAATAAGCTTTGGTTCAATGCTGATGGCACGTGCAATGGTTACACGCTGTTTTTGTCCGCCGCTTAGTTCGTGTGGATAGCGGTCTGCTAATCCTTTTGGCAGCTCTACTGTCTCAAGCAGCTGCTGGACAAAGTCTTGTTTCGATGTGAAGGGAAAGTGCTTCAACTGCAGCTCATCTTTGAATTGCAAATAAGGATCAAGCAGTGAATCTCTAATTTTCAGCTTCGGATTTAAGGAAGCAGTCGGGTTTTGAAAGACTGTCTGCACATTTCGCCGGTAATCCCGCAGCTGCTTTCGATTGGCATGCGCGAGTGGTGAATCATTATATACAATCGACCCGCCATCCATCTTTTCTACGCCCAATAAACAGCGTGCCAATGTACTTTTCCCACAACCGCTCTCGCCTACTAAACCGAGACTCTCACCCTTTTGAATAGATAAAGAAACATCGTTCACCGCAAGTTTCCCAGGATTATAGCTTTTCTTCAGATTATTAATCTCAATCACTGTCATGACTTGCTAACCTCCCTGACGCGCATAGGAAGTGTTGGTGCAGCCTGTATCAGTTGTTGTGTGTACGCATGCTCTGGCTGATGGACGAGCTTTTGTTTTGTTCCCGTCTCAATAATCTTCCCATCTTTCATTACGGCAATTTTATCGGAGTAGCGAACAACATGACGCCAATCGTGTGTAATGAACAAGATTGCACAGCCTGTCTTTTGCTGTAGCTTTTGCAGTAAGGATAGTATTCTGTGAGCTGACACGCTATCGAGAGCCGTGGTTGCTTCATCCGCGATCAAAATATCGGGTTCCAAAAGAAGCGCTAGCGCAATGGATGCCCGCTGTAATTGTCCGCCGCTCAGCTGGAATGAATAACGCTTCGCAAAACTAG from Terribacillus sp. DMT04 encodes the following:
- a CDS encoding ABC transporter ATP-binding protein, giving the protein MTVIEINNLKKSYNPGKLAVNDVSLSIQKGESLGLVGESGCGKSTLARCLLGVEKMDGGSIVYNDSPLAHANRKQLRDYRRNVQTVFQNPTASLNPKLKIRDSLLDPYLQFKDELQLKHFPFTSKQDFVQQLLETVELPKGLADRYPHELSGGQKQRVTIARAISIEPKLIVLDEPTASLDVLSQGAILELLGSLQQTLGMSYLFISHDLAAVYQLCQRIAVMKDGELLDVFRKEEIYDTSRHDYTKELIDIF